One Perognathus longimembris pacificus isolate PPM17 chromosome 13, ASM2315922v1, whole genome shotgun sequence genomic window, TTCAAGATAAATAGGAGTTAGTGAAAAAACAGTAGGGAAATAGTCTTCTACATGTCAGAAATAgagcctgggcacatttttggcTTGGAGAAAACTTCGCCGTTGTTGGGGAAGAAAGCAAGTGGAAGGaagatagggaaagaagaaattaaataaatgactTCTGGAAGTGCTATCAGCAGTCAGTAGGAATTCTTGCCAGAATTCAGTGGATAGTGTGAATAAGTTACTGCCAAGCATCCAAGAAAGTCAGTCCCTAAGGCAGTCCACAGGGGAAAAAAGATGTTACTAGTGATAGTCCTTTGGTTGAAGTTATCTTAGAATTCTGTATCCTGATAAGGTTCTATACCACCATCTGGTGGTAATGGAAGAGTCTGCATTGTCCACGAGATTCAGCAAGAAATTTGAAGTAAGTCATCAGGAATAAGATGGGAGGCATAACAAGACAGGAGTTAggggaagaacaaagaaaactaaTAGTTGTTAGGGTTTTTGATACTCTAATTAGTTGCTGGAACCAGGACCATTTCCAACTTAGGGAGGTTCCTAGAGAGCTTAACTCACCCCACTGTGCTGAGGTTGTGTCATGAGTGATATGTTCACGGTCCTGATGGCTGTGTTTGTTTTCCAATTTTTACTTGCATGTTTtaatagtttgaagtttttttaaGCAATATTATTATATGTGCATAGATAGAATTCATCTCCTTTGTTACTGAAAGAATATatcccaggagctgggaatatggcctagtggtaaagtgctcgccttgtatacatggagccctgggttcgattcctcagcaccacatatatagaaaaagccagaagtggcgctgtggcgcaagtggtagagtgcttgctgtgagcaaaaagaagccaaggacagtgctcagaccctaagttcaagccccaggactggcaaaaaacaaaacaaaacaagaaaatgtcccagccatcccaggggaccatgcagagttATCACGGacagaaggtttataaggaggtttattagtggggccatatctcccatgggagagggagcaacacgGCAACTGGCACCTTAATCCAGGTGATCTCttgaagtaggtaggtctgaatggtgaaTGGGAGTGGGCCAtgatagctctagggcagggagttcaggtatgggtggatctgaggGCTAattgggaggagctgaggacatgaggtgggggaaatgctaacagttacccattcttgttttgtgttgtttgccagtcctggggcttggactcagggcctgagcactgtccctggcttctttttgctcaaggctagcactccaccacttgagctacagtgccacttctggctttttctgtttatgtggtactgaggaattgaacccaggacttcgtgtaagctaggtaaacactctaccactaagccacattcccagctcttgttACCCATTCTTATACTGCTCCCAATTCTTTCCCTTCATTTACAATTTTCAGTGggtttcattctattttcatacaaatCTAATGCACCATCGAGTTTTTTACTTTGTCAGAGAAAAGAATTTAAGGAAGAGTCTAGTTTTGTGGCAGGTTTTATGTAGCAaaacaaaatcaggaaagcagctgAAAAACAGGATACAAAGCACATCTTAATAGGTTGGAGATGTGACCACATGGAAGTATTCCAAGGTTTTGTTGTGAGGCACATTCCTAAGGTTCAAGACAGTCTGAGagcatgtcttttttctttttttaatttaaatgatcTGGCATGTTAATCATTTGCTCTGGCAACTCTCCTTTAATTGCATGTTCTCAGAATTGATAAATTTGGGATTTCTAGAGGCCAAGCCTCTTATAGATGATACATATTTGACAGGCTGCCAGGTACTTTCTTCTAGAAGGTTTTTGGGCAGTAAAACCCATTATTGGGAGATAACTGCTGCTCATTACCAAAGTCTCCTTTTGTCTAAGGATGAGTttttgggcactatccttgagtttttaTGCTCCAGGccaatactctgccacttgaatcacagttctatttctggcttttttggtgattaattggagacaaaggtctaatggactttccttcccaggttggcttaaaccacaatcctcagatctcagcctcctgagtgagtagctagtattaaaggcatgagccaccggtgcctagagAAAACCCCATTCTTGCACAGTCATTAGATCTCTGTCCCAAGTTATCTCTTCCCTATTTtggtgtttgagtgtgtgtgtgtgtgagagcacGCACGCGTGTGTGATTTCTCAAGAAAAATCTCTAATTCTCATTTAATAATCACACTGCTTACTATTTGAGGATTTTAATCAAAGACCTGttttatttaaacaaaacaattttggCTTGAAAATGAATAGTAATGTATGATACATGATATTGATTAGTAGCTAAAGGCTTTTAtgtattcattaaaatattaaaagtggagctgtgaatgtggcttagtggtagagtgcttgcttagcttacacaaagccctgggtttgatccctcaataccacagaaaaagccagaagtggcgctgtggcttgagcaaaaagaagccagggacagtgttcagaccctgagttcaagccagaggactggcaaaaatagaacGCCTATCTAGCAGGCCTGAAGCGCTGAGTTCAAACTTCTGTATTACCTCATCCCAAAACAGATTAATCTGTGCTCTTTACATTAATCTAGTAatgaattcaacaaatatttactttttcagGTCATTGAGCACATCCTGTTTTGTGATTTTGGCCCATGCATCAGGAATTTTACCTGTGTCTGTaaatattttctgatatttttcttctAGGTTTGATCTGAAGTGTGAGATGAACCATTTCCAGTATGGCTGACTGGATGAATCCGGGGTGATGCTCCAGGTGGCATAATCCCCTCCTGCCTGTCGATAGTTCTTATATGGGATTTCCTGGTCATTTCCTAAAAGTATGAAACGATCACTTGCTACTGAAGTTGTACAGCAATCAATGACAAAGTGGTTTGTTTTGTGCTTATGCCACCCATTGACAGCCTGAGGACGGTGGAAGGGGACACTGTGGTCCCCTTCATGATTAGGGATTGTGTTAGTACAAATTGCATTACATAAGGGACATTGTTTCCAGCAGCCACAGAGGTGTTCGGAGAGGATTTTCTCAATTTCAGGAACCATTACATCTATAGGAAGACTTGAAAAATTCTCTTCGACTTTCTTCATTGCTGGATTCAAAGCTGAACTCATAGCTTCTTTGAGAAACTCAATGTCTTTTATCTCCTGGTGTTCAATATTTACCAAATCTCTTCGTGGAAAGATCACATTGCTCCCCAGGTGATCACAGAACAAATCCAACCACTCAGATGCAGTGCTGCCTTTATCTTTAGCTACTGCTGTGGAGTCATGAATGGCAGAGAGAATGGCATTCTTCATGTCATCTAAGCTCATTTTAAAGAACATTCGTATTTTTTCACCTTCATTTGAACAGTATCTTTTAATACAGTTTTCAATGTAGCTGCTAAAAAATGATTTTGTGTGACGAAGGTATTGCCAGTAATTATCAAAGTTCTCTTCTTCTGCCAGAGAAATGAGAATGTGCTTCTCTAAGTTTGCCCTGTTTCCATTGAAGGCAGGGCAAGTAGCTCGCATTTCCCCAGCTATTTTAATGATCATCTTTCCTTGTATTGTGGCAGAGACAGCAGGGGTGAGCTTGTGCCACAGAAAATCAACAAATGTTGTGATGGAGGTGGCTCCTTGGCAGGAGATCTTAAAACTCATGAAGAATTCATCTTTCTTGCTTTCCAGGTAGTTCACAGGATCATTTGCTGCCTTGAATGCCCTGTGCATGTCCTTAAAAATTTTTGATGCTCTTTGGAACAAACACAAAGATAAGTCAATGTTGTATTTGCTTGTAAAAGTGTATCTTTCCTCAGTGAGTGCAGATTTTACCTCCTCATTTATTAGTCTCAGGATTTCATGGAAATAGCTTGCACTGTAATCACTTTGTTGCTTACGAATGTTGTTAATAGTTTCATTAAATCTTGAAACAATGTGGTCAGTAGTCATATTAATGGATTCTCTATCACAAGCTTTTAATGTCCTTGTCATGAAGTTATATTTTTTACTCATTTTGATATGTTCATCATAATTGATTTGAAACTTCTCTCCACAATTAGTCCTTAGTATGTCTACCATGTTTATCTCTTTTTGGAAATACTCCCAAAGGATATTTTCAGAATCTATATCAATATCAGGCTCTGTTATTTGAGGAAGATCTGAAGACACATCATAAACCCATTTTTTCAAAAGTTGGTTGAATTTCTCATGTAACTCTTCCTCACTTAATTCTTTACCCTTTATGGTTAAAGCCAACTTTCGGCTTCTTTCAAGTAATTCATTTTCATAACCtgtctttttcttatgtaatctTTCTTGATTCTTTTTAAACTGCATAAGTTCCTTGGCTTTCCTTTTGCTGTCTAAAATAAGTGCCTCTTTAAGGATTACTAGCTTATTTTCAAAATTTGCTTTCCATTGAACCAGTATTTCACTCTCTGGGTCTTCACTGAAATATTTTTCAAGCTCTTGCTTGATTGCTGTGTATTTTTCTGTAACTGGAGCCTCACACAAGCTTgtttggagtgtctgaatctttcCATTCTGAATCTGATTGTTTAACCGATTCTGCAGGTCAAGCACATAACTCCTCAGCTCCCAGGTCCAGTGGTTGTACATGGTTTCTAATTTGCTCATGGCCATGACCTCTCGGGTATTCCTGAAACTGAAAATAAAGTTCTCATTTATCAGAGCTCTCCATAAATCTTGAATTCGGGATTTCACATGTGATATCTTCATGATGCTTCCCCTGGATTCTTGTTCTGCAGTCGAAAGAATTCTATTTTTCAGTTCTTGGACATTGTGGCTGTAGCGAGGATTAGGAGGGGCCATTGGGGGATTGCCATCCCAGAGGTGAGCAAAGTAGTAGATGTGAGTATTGACATTAAACCTAATGACATCACTGAAGTGAGCTATATCTGAGCACTCTTCTTGCTCAGCAGCTGTTACAGCCATTTCATCTAGTCTCTGCTCTAGACATCTTCGTCCTTCCATGGTCAGATCATCAGCTATAACATCTCCCACATTCTGATGGACAAAGAGACAACTTGGGGAGATTTTGACTTGCTTCATCCTCAGAAAGGCTTGGACAGCTATTTGTAGTATATCCTGCATCTCTGATGGATTCTCTCCAAAAATATTGATGATAGTCAAGTTTCCAAGCCCAATGACAAAGGTGGCCAGCTCATTGTCCCAGTTCTGAGATTTGTTGTTGAGTTCTGGGGCCCGAAGTCCTTCTGTGTCTACAACCAGCAGAAAGTCAAAGCCAAGTTCTTCTGTAAAGTTCTCCTCCACTTTGAGGAGCTGCATGTAGGCCCCCCTGGTGCACCTGCCAGCACTGATAGTGAACTGGAGGCCAAAAAGGGCATTGAGCAAGGTGGACTTCCCTGAGCTCTGCAGACCAAGGATAGAGAGAACAAACATCCGTTTGTCTCCAACTTTCTCAGAGACCTTGTCAAACACAGCTGACACCCACTTGAGAGGCACATAGGAGGCGTCCCCATCCATCAGCTCAATGGGAACTCCAGATAGCATCAGGTCTGCAGCAAtttgaggaagggagagaaaaagagtgtCTCTTGTAGAAGAAGTTGCTTCCAGGGCTTCATAGATCTGGCCAACTTCTCTGAGAATTTGCTCAATTCCCAAGGTACAGTCTTGAATTTCTTTGGATATGGCTTCTATCTGATTTTGCCAGAGTTGCAGGGAATTACTCTTTTGTGCCTTTTGCTTTTCAGTTTGTACTTGTGACCACAAAGATCTTTGGTGTTCACGCAGTTTTTCCAAGTGTTCTGCTGTGAAGTTTTCCAAAAACACACTCAGCCACTGCAAGAAGTAGAGTTTGGTTTGAGTTTCTGAATGTTGAAAAATTTCAAGGACAGATCGCATTAAATCATTGAGAGGAAAGGCCTTCTCCAACTGCTGATGCCGTATTATTTGTTTATCGGTCTCAATCTCACTCTTATGTTGTTCAAtgcttctatttcctttttctctcaggTGATagaattctttgtctttcttacacCAAAGATGCCACAGCTGTCCCTGAAGAGGTAGTAAGTTTTCTTTTATCTGAGATAATTTTGTTTCTCCCAAGAGGGCCATGATAGTCTGTGCCTTTTCTTTGGCTTCCTTGCAATCTCTCTGATATTCGTCCACAAGGAAACCTTGTTTATGAGCAATCAAGGAACACTCTTCTAAGCTGAAAGCAGTGTCAGAGAGTTCTAGCAAATGTCTGATTCCCATTGTGAGCTCTTCTGTTAATTCTGCCTCGTTTCTGTTCCTGATGCCAATTCTTACTTTTCTCCCAGAATTATTGGCCATGATTTTCTCTCTGTCATCCAGTAAGCAGATCACAGGTCTTGATGACTGGCACAGATCACGCACTACTTGTTGGTTTTCTTTATTGCCATCAGAAGCTGACATGAGGACCACAATGAGAGACGAGATCTCCTGAAGGAAGGCAAGCTGTCTCTTATGTTCCTTTGCATCTCCATGAAGATTAGTGAAGGCCACACAGTTGTCAAAtgtgtcctcttcctcccccccaggACAGAACCAGCAGATTTCCACCACACCCCCCATCAGGAGACAGTCTTTGCTGCTGGCTCTGCAGTGTCTGTGAAAAAACACATCATGTTTGCGTTTACTGAGAAGACAGTTCATGATCTGAGATTTGGAGGCAGAGAGGCCATTTCCAACTCTAATGAAGGACACGATGGAGGTAGAGACCTGACACATCTGCTGATTCTTATAGCTGTTCTTCTTTCCTTGTGATTTCCTTGCTTGTTGCCAACTTTTCCTAATTTGACTGAGAGACCAGAGAGGGAATTCAATTTCAGAAGTGCAAGGATTAGGCACTACAAGGGGGAGAGCAAACTGACAAATGGACAGTTTGGCCAAAATGTATTGTCTGGCTAGATCATCTGCACAGTGAAAAATAGTCATTTGAATATCCATTGGGTTAATATGTGGCTTAAACTTAATAGCTGAAGCACTAGTGACACTTTGGTTGTCTTCAAATGAGTCCTCATATGGATCAAaagcttcattttcctcatttgaaACACTTTGATAGTCTTGgtgttctgtgtttctgtcttcttTGAAGACCATGTGCCGTAACCCATAATCTAACATTAGTAGCTTCTGCAGGAAATAGAAGGGAAGTTCCTGTTCTGATTTGGGCTGGGTATTACATACAGAGTTCTTGTAGATAAGATGGAAGTTAGTTCTGCCCATCTTTTTTGGGTAGTAATGCTCTAGGCCTAGTCGTTTGAGTAAATCTAAGAAAGATGCATTTTCTATTACCTTGCATTTGTTGTTTATATCATTATATTGTTCATAGGATTGCTTCTTTCCATGGAAGAGACTTTGCAATTGTCTCTTCACATTGTCCATTTGCAAAGAAGAGATGGTGGCTTCATAATCACCATCAATGAGTAATTTCAagtctttctctaggttttcccaATCATATTCTGCTCCAAGTTTGGTTAGGACATGTACAACTTCATTAGACAATGATTGTTCCATATGATGCCTCATTAGTGCCATTcgttttactttctcttttggaGAAACAGCTGCAACTCCAACTGTGGCTGTTAGACTTGTGAGCACCAGGAATGCTTGAGCTCTATAATCGCAAATATTTTTGAGCTCCTGATATTTATTTAAGGTGGTCTGTGTTTCATCCAGTAGGAAGTTTAACTCATCATACCCTAGGAGATACTGAAAAGTATTGTTTATTACTTGGTAGCCTACACCAGCTGCAATGGAAAGTAGCAAGAACTCTATGTCTGTCTGCTCTGTTTTTTTAAGGTGATTCAAGAAGCAGCTGAGAGCCATGCTGACCTCATAGGTAGCCTTTCTTTGAACTTCTTCCACTATTTCTGTGGATTCAGGTTTGACATTCATTTCCATGAGGttattttggatttcttttaaGATTTTGATGAATTGAGAGAATTGGGAGATGCTGACATGCTCTGGCTCTGCCTCTGACTGGTAGATCCACTGCATGATGGAATGAGCTTGAGGAAAGTTAGTCACTTTGTAGATGTGAGGATCCAGAAGACTGCACAACTGAGATTTAATAAATTCAGTTTTATAAATGGGTGACTTTTTGCAAAAGTTAACAGTGTTTAC contains:
- the LOC125361160 gene encoding interferon-induced very large GTPase 1-like, which translates into the protein MATTENNSEDPLLRDKRKQELQVMLEEVGLPVEYWLPKLQEHLGVTCTQSLQYLKEKDLQKLKAQVQHPWEKKALEKLFDLTQSNSILDLQESSSMQMVQKRQKEAEQTLQELKNLLSEGRHRQEEVVERKEIELRQVMEIPEEYWPLPEESLQEVIENMQKQLHLMDQTMNHRQNLPDRDLIKRASGGLALQGIYKTSHQKGLIQKREELLSVPKEFSLFGPEQSTWIETKEFSSSQEESMFFQTIANLASSITAAAKGGGWGFSLEAGIDQSKHSESKETQHSHSEHSHFCSSKFCYLPLASCHFPTDQLQLSTPALQELKSIEELLGQTTNSDMMSLLRHRTENFFHRFGSHANQGPVHLGGIYWWKATAEDFQNEQLTEVKKEVEETLEMYIKGSYSGFGVKVAPCMNASDPHSKTASQSKCLQNLQTTVQLSVAQIGGPPVADGFVQWKAGLITSNQTWRVIDRGLHLVPIWDIILSNHTSDFKDPLQVAICLKDNYIALSGLAAQIQDGEGILSTGKEARAFLEDVKSWEVSNPEEQLKQLTDFMQMLSHKMENYDIWINICLTDWDLQNFLVNTVNFCKKSPIYKTEFIKSQLCSLLDPHIYKVTNFPQAHSIMQWIYQSEAEPEHVSISQFSQFIKILKEIQNNLMEMNVKPESTEIVEEVQRKATYEVSMALSCFLNHLKKTEQTDIEFLLLSIAAGVGYQVINNTFQYLLGYDELNFLLDETQTTLNKYQELKNICDYRAQAFLVLTSLTATVGVAAVSPKEKVKRMALMRHHMEQSLSNEVVHVLTKLGAEYDWENLEKDLKLLIDGDYEATISSLQMDNVKRQLQSLFHGKKQSYEQYNDINNKCKVIENASFLDLLKRLGLEHYYPKKMGRTNFHLIYKNSVCNTQPKSEQELPFYFLQKLLMLDYGLRHMVFKEDRNTEHQDYQSVSNEENEAFDPYEDSFEDNQSVTSASAIKFKPHINPMDIQMTIFHCADDLARQYILAKLSICQFALPLVVPNPCTSEIEFPLWSLSQIRKSWQQARKSQGKKNSYKNQQMCQVSTSIVSFIRVGNGLSASKSQIMNCLLSKRKHDVFFHRHCRASSKDCLLMGGVVEICWFCPGGEEEDTFDNCVAFTNLHGDAKEHKRQLAFLQEISSLIVVLMSASDGNKENQQVVRDLCQSSRPVICLLDDREKIMANNSGRKVRIGIRNRNEAELTEELTMGIRHLLELSDTAFSLEECSLIAHKQGFLVDEYQRDCKEAKEKAQTIMALLGETKLSQIKENLLPLQGQLWHLWCKKDKEFYHLREKGNRSIEQHKSEIETDKQIIRHQQLEKAFPLNDLMRSVLEIFQHSETQTKLYFLQWLSVFLENFTAEHLEKLREHQRSLWSQVQTEKQKAQKSNSLQLWQNQIEAISKEIQDCTLGIEQILREVGQIYEALEATSSTRDTLFLSLPQIAADLMLSGVPIELMDGDASYVPLKWVSAVFDKVSEKVGDKRMFVLSILGLQSSGKSTLLNALFGLQFTISAGRCTRGAYMQLLKVEENFTEELGFDFLLVVDTEGLRAPELNNKSQNWDNELATFVIGLGNLTIINIFGENPSEMQDILQIAVQAFLRMKQVKISPSCLFVHQNVGDVIADDLTMEGRRCLEQRLDEMAVTAAEQEECSDIAHFSDVIRFNVNTHIYYFAHLWDGNPPMAPPNPRYSHNVQELKNRILSTAEQESRGSIMKISHVKSRIQDLWRALINENFIFSFRNTREVMAMSKLETMYNHWTWELRSYVLDLQNRLNNQIQNGKIQTLQTSLCEAPVTEKYTAIKQELEKYFSEDPESEILVQWKANFENKLVILKEALILDSKRKAKELMQFKKNQERLHKKKTGYENELLERSRKLALTIKGKELSEEELHEKFNQLLKKWVYDVSSDLPQITEPDIDIDSENILWEYFQKEINMVDILRTNCGEKFQINYDEHIKMSKKYNFMTRTLKACDRESINMTTDHIVSRFNETINNIRKQQSDYSASYFHEILRLINEEVKSALTEERYTFTSKYNIDLSLCLFQRASKIFKDMHRAFKAANDPVNYLESKKDEFFMSFKISCQGATSITTFVDFLWHKLTPAVSATIQGKMIIKIAGEMRATCPAFNGNRANLEKHILISLAEEENFDNYWQYLRHTKSFFSSYIENCIKRYCSNEGEKIRMFFKMSLDDMKNAILSAIHDSTAVAKDKGSTASEWLDLFCDHLGSNVIFPRRDLVNIEHQEIKDIEFLKEAMSSALNPAMKKVEENFSSLPIDVMVPEIEKILSEHLCGCWKQCPLCNAICTNTIPNHEGDHSVPFHRPQAVNGWHKHKTNHFVIDCCTTSVASDRFILLGNDQEIPYKNYRQAGGDYATWSITPDSSSQPYWKWFISHFRSNLEEKYQKIFTDTGKIPDAWAKITKQDVLNDLKK